cgcgaaactattcaacaccaatgaaacaaagcaggcctacaagaaagaacaggtcaagaaccgagcagaaaaatggagaaataagcccctgcatggtcaatatttgcacaatataagtggaaaatcagacatcaccaagacctggcaatggcttaagaatggcaacttgaagaaagaaacagagggtttaatactggctgcacaagaacaggcactaagaacaaatgcaataagagccaaagtcgaaaaatccaccacaaacagcaagtgccgcctttgtaaagaagcagatgaaacagtggaccacctaatcagctgttgcaaacaaaggcatgacaaggtagcagggatgatacactggaacatctgcaaaaaatacaagctccctgtagccaaaaattggtgggaccataaaattgaaaaagtggtagaaaatgaagatgtaaaaatattatgggacttccgactacaaacagacaaacatctgccacacaatacaccagatataactgtagtcgagaagaaagaaaaacaagttaaaataatcaacatagcaataccaggggatagcagaatagaagaaaaagaaatagaaaaaatcaccaaatacaaagatctacaaattgaaattgaaaggctgtggcagaaaaagacccaaataatcccagtggtcattggcgccctgggtgcagtttcaaaagaccttgaagagcacctcaacaccataggggccacagaaatcaccatcagccaattccaaaaagcagctttactgggaacagcctatattctgcgacgatatctataacaactgacaataaaattcagccatcccaggtccttgggaaggactcgatgtctggataaaacaaaccagtcaataacacctgtctgactgtgtaaacaagaaataatcatcatcatcatcatcatcatcctgtaaGCATGACTTTTAACATGATATAAACATAATTTGCCAAAGGGGGAAAAAGTGGGGTGGAACACATCATCCGAGGATACATTCCCTACACAGTACAGGCAAGAGGGAGATTTGGGGGTGCAAATTCTGGAGTTCTAAAACTAGCTCTAATACTAAATTTGTGGTCTTCATTCCCCTCATCTCCACTCCTTTGTAAGAAACCTGCTATCATGCAAGAATCTACAGATGGCACGTTCCCAAAATTCCTGACAAACCATTTTAAGAAACTAGAACCATGTAAGACACAATCCTAGAGCTCAGTCAGTCTCCTCTACACACTGCAGCAAGGAGGTTGAGCATGACGGAAATAACCACCACCTTAATCAAATGGGAGAGTCTTCTTACCTGGGAAATGTGAGTCTTTAAACAGGCTTTTAAACTACACTATGCCATGCAGgacttaaaataaaaatcacaacaTTATCTAATGGTGAGCTACTTAATAAAATAATACTACTAAAAATGCTGTAAAAGATTTAGGAGAAATGCCTATTAACTACCATGATTGTGTACATCAAAAGTTCTGAATGGAATGATGATCTCCAGTAATTAGATCACCCCCCAAAAACCATTAGATTACCGCCCTTGACAAAAATTCTCCTTAGTCCATAACCCACCTGTCTGATATGAGGGTAGCAAAAGCAGCATCTTTTGCTCGGATACTCCAGGACAGTGCTGAACCTAGACGATTATTCCGGACAGCTTTCATGGCCATGATTTTACAGATGCTACGAACTTAAAAATatccagaaaaagaaaaagaagaaagtacTCTTAATGACaattacactcacacacacacacacacacacacacacacacacacacacactctttctctctctctctctcttcccccccgccccccaggaagAGTCACCTTGTTCATTCATCATTCTCTGCTCACAGATCCTCAGTACTTTGAGGGCTTTGTTTTCTGTGTCCAGAGGGATCCGTTCAATGTGAAGCTCCAAGTATGCTTTACCATATTCTGGACAGTAGTCAAAATAATCAACTGCAAGCTGCCACAAGCTACAAAGGAGAAGAGaaaaaattaacaaacagctCTCATAAAATTCCTTAATGGAAGCTCCTAAGCTAAAGTAGCACACAATAAACAGGCTGCGAGCCAGAGGGATGTCTGCATATGTTCTGCACCCGAACTCCTTTCCCAGCTTCCTGTACAGACGCTCCCTTCACAGAACCTCAAGTTCACATATCAGTTTGTGGATTTATTgcaagttgtgtttttttaaaaaagaggataAGTTGAGTGACAAATAGTGCATGGATATCTTTTCAGACACTCACAAGTCtcaatttgttttttgttgtccTTTTTAATTCAAAAGAGTCTTAAAGAGCAGTTTGGGAATTATGTGAAAACAACTTCTGAAAAGGAAAGTTTGCACAAAAGAAGTGTCAGATGTGCACATATCCCACTGGGTCGTGGTCCTTGTCCGGTTGGCAATACTGCATGGGCTAAAAATGATGAGAATTTAACATTGCTGGCCTTTATTGGTTATAGGAATTACAAAAATGACATCATATTCCCTAAAGTACTTAAGAGAAATCAATTAGGATATCAGTCTCTTTTTGTGGCAAAAATATGCACCATCCACAATCAGTCATGATTAGAAactaatgagacaagttagtcatgattaacttagtctgcATACCATCCTAAATCTTTGAAGTCAGTGGCCCCAATTCCGACAGAGTTCCTTATAACTATGTACCCTTGAAACCATGAGAAGTGAGCTATTATCCttatgtttgattgattgattaagtgctgtcaagcctgtgacgactcctagcaaccacacagataggttctctccaggatgatcggtcttcaacttgccctttaaggtctctcagtgctgcattaattgctgttgtaatcaagtccatccaccttatgTTTAAAAGCCTGACTATTAAGTCTTTGACCAGTTGGATTTCTTGAGGGGACTGGGATCCCATGGTATTTGGACATCAAGTGACTTCAATTAAGAAAGATCTGGTACACAAAAGGTCACAACCCCTTGAGCAATCTTTTTTCTTATGCTGATTGTGAAGACGTCCTCTAACTCCCCCCCTCTCCTCCTATTTAAAAAGATAAggtgtgctatcaagtcgatttcgactcctggcacccacagagccctgtggttttctttggtagaatacaggaggggtttaccattgcctcctcccacacatttAGGAAATCCTCTTTATATTCCTAgcataaggtcattcacacaatcaaaaactgtgttctacccaggacctgtgagtgctcccaattttcagttgtgtggaagcctggtaggtaggaggaaaagctacccaggtttccctcctaccttgcttccacacaaccgcaaattgggagcatgcacagctcctgggcagaagacagtttttgaatgtgtgaatgacctctttatatTTCCTCAAAGAATGCTCACCAGTTTGTGCATGCCACATAAGCAGTGAACAAGTAGAAAAGCATTTGCAAATTAATTACTTTGGTGCTCAAACTAAAATGATTGCTTACTTCTATTATAGACTCTTCAGTGTTAATCAGCTGGAGACCCTTCAAGTTAGGTTAAAGTTGCGTTTGAGGAATTTCTGCTCTTACCTGGAAGCCATTTGGGTGTCTAACTGCTATTTTAGAATACTACTCAGGCTTCCCTTCTTGCATATGCAACTTGTGTGTTATCACTCGAATACTATTCAGAGAGACAAGAGTTCTGCCTGATGGACTAATTGGTGTTCCTAGTCCTGTTTCATCTTGAATGCAGAATCTTTAGAAGAACTCTCATGACTCCTAGTATATCACAACAAATAGCTCCCCATGTGTTTTCCCTTCAAAGTAGCTTCTCTTTTTCTGTCTCACAATGCTATGGCATACTTAAACAAAAAAAAGGTTACTACCTGTGATGGGAAAAGAGTCCAGAAGCATACTCCAACAGAAGGTATTCACGCATATTGGAACCGAAACTAGAGGAAGAGCACAGTGTAATATATCCCGTTATGTGATCACTTGCACTGAATTAAGGGCTGCGACAGCTATACTTTGCTTATTGTCAAAGATTTCATACCCCAGTCTACTTCTGCTCAATATCACTTCTGAATTGTTGCAATTCACATCTGTTTTATATTTAGCTACTAGCTGTTCTTAACGTGCAACACTGACATGAATTTGACAGCCTGCTCACCAATCAGTGGCAAGAAGTGGGACAAAACTGACCAGTATTAAGCAGCAGCTTCCATCTCTGCATTTATTTCATCATATTAtgttctgcctttcttccatcatggaacccaGTGTAGCATATACAAAGTTCTCAGGCAGTCACtcatccaggcattgaccagacTCTGACCTGCttcgcttcagcaaggtggctgtatcatgaaCCCTCAGACCATCTGTATAACCATATGCATTCTGTGCCACAGAGAAATGTATTCTCTCTTCTAGAATACAGCACATCAATCACGCAAAAGGGAAGCCCTGGTCATCCAGAAAATGTTTGCAGTTCTTCCTCAGGTGGTACAAGTCACACATCTTTAAAGAGAAGAAGTAATATCTCCCCCTTCTAGATgccagccagaggctgccagtgcTTCTCAGTATAGGGACTGAAACAGTTGTGAAGGtatgaagttgctttataccCAGTTAGACTATTAGTCTACCTAGCCTAGTACTGTCTGTTCTCTGGCAGTGCCTTTCCAGGGCCTGAAACAGGGGTTCTTTATGTGCTATCACTGAGCTAGGATGACTTGCTCCCAATGAAGAGAAAATAGCAGCACAACTAAATTTAAATGTGGGGTCAATCTCTGGCAAGAAAGAAGGCAGATGCTTTATTCACGGAAGAATGCAGTAGGAGTTGGGAGTTTAACAAACAGATCAGCTTAGGAATATAACAAAAAGGCACAAGGACTACTCCAGTAATATTTTGCAACAGGACTGCTGAAGACCACAACGCCATGAGAATTTCTGTTGTACTCTGGAATAACAGCTGGTAGAGTACCATGGCTGTGAGCTGGGCAATCTTCAGTTTAAACGCCAACTCAGTTACAAATGCACTAGTCATCACAGGCAAGCCATGATTCTCTCAGCCTTGGTTCACATCTAAAAATGGTGATAACACTACGGTTTAGAATTACTGTTACAGTATGCTAGGCACTCTGAACACTCTAAAGTGTtacataaatgctaagtattattaataAAAGCTTCCTTGAACAGAAGCCTTTACAACTAAgcaaagtcatttaaaaacccaattCTGTTATAAGGCTCATAACACTGCTGGCTCCTACCCAGTAGTACACTATTTTCTTTTGCATGGTCAGTCTCTAAGACTACTAAGCAAGCTTTCAACCACTACCATTCATAAGGCTATCTTTATTTTAAACAGTCAAATGTTTTTGAAAAGGACTTACTAAAGATTGTGAGACTGTAGGAGACTGCAGTGATCCAGTAGGTCTGTCAGATGAGCTACAAACCACCAGTTGCTCAGAGCAATGCTGTACATACAAGAAATGAAAGAGGGATTATAAAAGGTAATGTATCACACACTACAAGACTGCCATCTGCTCTGACAAGAGTGACCATCCCCATCCAACTACACAGTTTAGCAACTCTATTACACCAAAAAGAATTACATTTATTTGGTCGATGTGTTTTTGTCACTAagctcctttatttatttatttattttaaaaggggcttccCCTTCCTTCCTATTTACCCGTTACTATATTCACAAGCAATTTCTTTGTCCCTTAAATACAAGAGATATTCCAGATTGCAAACCTGACAAGACCACAAATAAAGTGCTCTAAAATGCAGATGGCAAAGTCACCTGCACTCTTTAATCACTTGATGGATGTCGAACTCAAAGGCTGCAAGCAAGATGCTGTCTAAGGGTTCGgggctgctctctcctcccaggAACAGATCAAGGCTGGACTGTGGAATTCACAAAGAGGTAAGAAAGGCTCAGTGCTGAGTAGGTATCTAGACACATGCAGGGTGGGTACATCAAAAGGGTAAACATGACACTGATTGAAACAGATCAGACAGGACTCCCCCTCCATTCTCACCACTATCTGGCCTATAAATCAAGCAGGTTATTTGCAATACACATTCAATAGCCTCCTAGATCTAGCATATCATTTACAGTCAGTAGCAAAATCGCAACAGCATCAGCCTGTCCCAAGTCAAGCCTAGTCCAATGACCCAATAACTGGCTTTTGTAGGAAAACAACTAGTGCATCTTAAATCTCTCATAAGTACTAATGGGGGATAGGGATGGTATTGTCTTGGAATTGCCCAATTCACATGTGCTTTGTTTGTATACAGTGCCTCCAAGGTGGCATCATCACTTCTCCCATCGTCATGAGAAGCCAGAGGACAAGATGATGCAAAGAGGCCTCCCTGTCAGTTGCCTTTCTGCTTCGGCAGCAGAAAGGCTGAGGCTGGCTCCACTCTCAAAAGCAGTATTCCCCAAGTCACCTGTGCGTAGAGATGGAGTTCCACATGCTTCACAGTAGGATGGCAATACAACAGCCGAGTTACCAGAAAATGGTACCAGGTAGTCATGAGATCTCTCTTTTCTAAAATGGTGTTCTCATCTCCCACTAGGATCTAACGGCAAAAGGGAGAAACTTCTTTAGTGACCCCACAGAGACCCTATGCAACACTTCTTTGATCTTTTGACCTCTAGAAAATCCTGGTTTTGGAGGAAGGTGTGGAGGTGGCTAGTGCTAGCTCCCCAAGAGCAAATGTGTTCAGTACATTTTTTTGTCCCCATACAGTAGGGGAGCTTTTCtgtggcagcgggtgggggagcTCTCCTGTTCAAAGCACATCCCACCACTACCCAAGTGCCATTCTAGGTTGTGTTCTCTCTTTATTCTCAGTGTTGGGAGTATATAAaggtttttggggtgtgtgtggttttttttaaagaaacaagttAACAAAACTGAAATACTAGACTCGTTGGTGTTCATTAAGTACCCTACTCCACTTTTAGAGAAGGAATGCTCCAGAGGAGAGTGCTCAGCTCCTGAAGAGAAAACACTGACTACCCTGACTAGCAGGTTTTGTGTAGCTGCAGCAGGAATCCTCACCCAACTATCCCAGTCCCCTTGCACTCACACTGTTGCACAAGCGCTCCCACTGCGTCCACACAGACCCTGCGAGTGCACTTGCcctgtcagtcaggatgtcagccactcactTTAAAGAAATTGTAAAATGGTACTGGCATGGATCAGAAGGGGTATTATACTTGTTACTAGGGATCATGTCTGGCTACTAACAGGTGCCCATGACACTCACAGCACCACATTCCACACAGCACTCTGGACCAGAGGGGCACTTAGGTAAgtgtggagcctggacctaaaggcctttggagccgcccacccactgcaagttaagcattatcccccaAGACACACAGGATTTTTactacgtgggttcttgagggcaccaataaaataaataaataatcacaagaatgtaagaatatacaacaggtatatttatgcaaatatgcagtaacacataacttaacatattcccatcccacatatttatttccccactctcccctctgtctctaaagcacccagcacaggtcatcaTCATGCCTGGCATTGTGTGGGCCAGCCAGAGGCAGATTTAGCCACAGACCTCAGGGACCAGGTCTGTGGCTTCCTGGGAGGCCTCCCAGAGTCCCACCCATGccaatatttgccatcttcaccatCTGGGGGTGAGCGGAGCAGCCCCCCGCTCCCCACAGCAGTGGCAGCTTGTCCTTGGGGTGCACCTGCGCAGTGAATAGGGAACATTGCATGTCAGTGATGTCAGGTCTTTCAAACATCTCCCTTTGAATGCCTCATGACACTATATTCATTGCTGAATCTGCATTCCCAACCACCTTAAATCTATCATTTGCTCTCCCTTTGTTCTAAGATGTCACACACCTTGCAGAGGGTCTCCAGGTGAGGGTTAGAAGCAAATGTGCCATCTTGCAAGAATCGCTGACATTCCTCGTGCCAATGCTGCCATTTCAACTCTATCTCTGTCAAAGTCTGAGTGCTGCCAGGCTAGAAGTGGTTAGAAAAAGCAGGCCTTTTTAACCCACAAGAGAAAATTTCTCCAAAAATCATTGCAGCCTTCAAACAACTTTCCAGGAAGAAAAAAACAAGACATCCTGCACACAGATCAAAAGCAATTTAAGATTCTTGTTCTAACCATATGAAAGGGATGTGTGACTGAAACTCCAAAGTAGATAGTATAAGAAGCTTTCCTCCCTTGCGAAAGCACACTACATCACAACAGCGTTCTGCTGGCAAATATCTGTCTATGTTTCCAGAGAATTAATTTAATGAAACTTCCTGCTAAACGCTGAGGTTAACAGCCAAAGTCCAGAAGCAACATTCTCCTTGAAACTGTATCAAAGATAAGACTATTTCACAGTGACACAAGGAACTTTCATTTCCCACAACAAAGAACCCGTATGAAACGATGGTTTAATCCTCATTCGTATAAAGCTCAGTGATAGAGTctgtgcattgcatgcagaaggtcccaagttaaaTTCCTAACATTTTCAACCTAAAAAGATCTCAGATAGCATGTCTGGGAAGAACCCCTGCCagaccttagagagctgctgccagtcagagcagacagtccttGAACTATATGGCCTGACTCAGAAAAAGGCAGCTAAAATGTTGCCTTGGTGAACACACACCATTGCAAGTACTACGTAGAACTGTCACTGTATGATAAAACAAACAGCTTACATACATTGAAAACAGGCATTTTCCTCATTAACTCATCCAAAATTTTGCACATGCTCACTGATGTGGCATTGGTATTCGCttccttggagagcagctgtcgAGCCTCATCCATTCGGCCCTGAAGCACAAACATAGTTacctgcaaaacaaaaacacacaagatGTGCTGTAGAGTATGAAATGCAACCCAATGAACGACCTACACATAAATATTAACACCCACACTTATCCACATACAGCTACAATGGGACATGCAATGGTTAATGCCAATCAGAACAGCATCGTAAAATAGGGCTGACCCCTCTGAGCAAGCATGTAGCGTTGCACTGACATACCTAACTCTGCAGTGGTTGAAAGGTTTCCAGTCCTGTCTTCACCAGGAAGCAGTTTGGCTCACCACTACTATATACAGCTGACAATGGTGACTGTTGCTGCTAGAGCAACCTTCAAACATGCAGTTTTACTTTAAGAAACTGCAAGACTATTCACATGACCCGAGGTGGGGAGAGAgcgcaggcagggggaaggccaTGCTGAActtcccttcctcccagatgaccacTGGCCTACCCAAGCCACACAGCTAAGGCGTTCACACATGTGGCTctcctgggagccatgtggcaccagatatcccataatgcaccacacgagtgcagTGCCTTAATGGAATCTCCTGGGAGTTGGACACGCTAGGTGCTTGTCTCTGTGTCCAccagggctgcaagcagctggggttaagggtgcactcgtgcCCTCAACCCTGGTTGAAATCAAAAGTTTGGCAGCAAagcaccactgggatcaggctcaatcgcagcagttctcacgtgcagcctaacccagtctgggtCTCACACACTGCAGCTATAAGCTACAGTACTGCACTGAGGCTTTCACACTTTGCTAGGAACTTCGCACAGTTCCTAGCCAAACATCTCGCAATGCCAAACCATCAAAATGCTTGGAGTTTGCAGCATTTGTACAGATGACTCAAACACAACAGagccagccttccttccttccttcggtGCTGCTTTAAACTGAAAGGATATTGCCCTTTTAGAAAAGATCATTCACACTAGTCCCGATTCCAGCTAGATAACCTTCCAAGAGAATAGCGACAGCAAGCACACAAACTTTCTTGGATAAGGAAATTCTTCACTCACCACATTCCAGAAATTTTCATGTTTTGCTGGACACTCACTCCTCAGAACTTCACAAGCCAGATTATCCACATCACACACATGAAGACGAACCCAGTCAAGGAGATGAGACAGGAGCGGACCAGCTGGAAGAAGAGACATATTTCCATGATCTGCTTTCTCTTATTCTTATTTGAGGACTGACCTATGggtcccccccttttttaaatgcagtttggTCTGCTTTTGGCTGAAATTGACCGGAGTAGCACTTGTGGGGTGCTAACAGTTACATCTGCTATTTGGAGCATGTGCTTCTACTAGGCCTTTAGTACACCTAGTTAGCCAAAACAATGAAGTCCTTTTGCATCTGGATTCAGGAAAACATCTTTTCAGgatgagagggggaaagagagcaaggaatgCTTTAAATAAGGTCCAAAACAGAACACTGCATTAAAAGGGGAATATGGAAAGAATGCAGATTGTAACCACCCTGGATGGGATATCAACTTTGTATTCTTTTTACTGCAAGCTACTCTGAAACACacaggagagagattttgcttTTTAAGGCTTGCTTTTTGACTTGCTACCTGCAGTAATGTAACCTGCTCTTTGAAAGTGATGAAGCTTAACATGTCAGTGCTTTACATTGTGCTATTTGACAATAAAACGATATTTTTAAAGGAGTTAATGAAACCTATACTTTTTATTTGTCTGAAAATCCTTGGATTAATTTTAGTTAATACCACAGGTGTTCATTTTGCACAGGGAGTTCAAGCCTAAGTCAAAATAAAAAACAGTACTTTTTTGCAGGCAAAGCCCTCTCCACACAAAAGCAGTCATACGTGACAAGTACATGCGTTCCAGAACTTATGAGACTCTGCTGTCCTGAGGACCTTGAGGCCAATCACAGCCTTGAATCGTCTTGCTCCCCACTTGCCCTTTGAACAACTAAGCCAGCCCCCTCGTGAGAACAAAGGACATTGAGAATCACCTTCTCCTTataattttttctatgtaaactgctttgagaacttttttgttgagaagcagtatataagcaATAGTGAAAATGCTATCTGTTCTGCCTTTGCTACTGTTCTCAAAGAATGTGACTCTTTTGCACCGATTCACTTAAGGttactacacacacatacacgtaaTGGATTTTCTGCACAGATATCGCTTCATATTTCGTTCGTGCACCTGC
Above is a window of Hemicordylus capensis ecotype Gifberg chromosome 2, rHemCap1.1.pri, whole genome shotgun sequence DNA encoding:
- the NUP85 gene encoding nuclear pore complex protein Nup85 isoform X1 codes for the protein MEELDVEPPVTVIPGVNSDKKQLCFEWGPGEMLVCETLYGSAEHKEKRPGCPNVFVVCKDEDIYSQTLRKLFNESHGIFVGLQKDEKEKVGKSKNAQLVRVSKNYRSVIRACMEDSHQMAVSTRDPDMHMQHSTQVSILSAMELIWNLCEIMFIEAAPAGPLLSHLLDWVRLHVCDVDNLACEVLRSECPAKHENFWNVVTMFVLQGRMDEARQLLSKEANTNATSVSMCKILDELMRKMPVFNPGSTQTLTEIELKWQHWHEECQRFLQDGTFASNPHLETLCKILVGDENTILEKRDLMTTWYHFLVTRLLYCHPTVKHVELHLYAQSSLDLFLGGESSPEPLDSILLAAFEFDIHQVIKECSIALSNWWFVAHLTDLLDHCSLLQSHNLYFGSNMREYLLLEYASGLFSHHSLWQLAVDYFDYCPEYGKAYLELHIERIPLDTENKALKVLRICEQRMMNEQVRSICKIMAMKAVRNNRLGSALSWSIRAKDAAFATLISDRFLKDYCERGTFSDLDLIDNLGSSMLLSDRLTFLGKYREFHRLYGEKQFFAAAKLLLMLMTARIAPCSFWMTLLTDALPLLEQKEVIFSSDQTYELMKCLEDVMAAKSKNQKLQDDENETLKVEFLRLALARNLARAIVKEGTVEES
- the NUP85 gene encoding nuclear pore complex protein Nup85 isoform X3, which codes for MEDSHQMAVSTRDPDMHMQHSTQVSILSAMELIWNLCEIMFIEAAPAGPLLSHLLDWVRLHVCDVDNLACEVLRSECPAKHENFWNVVTMFVLQGRMDEARQLLSKEANTNATSVSMCKILDELMRKMPVFNPGSTQTLTEIELKWQHWHEECQRFLQDGTFASNPHLETLCKILVGDENTILEKRDLMTTWYHFLVTRLLYCHPTVKHVELHLYAQSSLDLFLGGESSPEPLDSILLAAFEFDIHQVIKECSIALSNWWFVAHLTDLLDHCSLLQSHNLYFGSNMREYLLLEYASGLFSHHSLWQLAVDYFDYCPEYGKAYLELHIERIPLDTENKALKVLRICEQRMMNEQVRSICKIMAMKAVRNNRLGSALSWSIRAKDAAFATLISDRFLKDYCERGTFSDLDLIDNLGSSMLLSDRLTFLGKYREFHRLYGEKQFFAAAKLLLMLMTARIAPCSFWMTLLTDALPLLEQKEVIFSSDQTYELMKCLEDVMAAKSKNQKLQDDENETLKVEFLRLALARNLARAIVKEGTVEES
- the NUP85 gene encoding nuclear pore complex protein Nup85 isoform X2, whose protein sequence is MEELDVEPPVTVIPGVNSDKKQLCFEWGPGEMLVCETLYGSAEHKEKRPGCPNVFVVCKDEDIYSQTLRKLFNESHGIFVGLQKDEKEKVGKSKNAQLVRVSKNYRSVIRACMEDSHQMAVSTRDPDMHMQHSTQVSILSAMELIWNLCEIMFIEAAPAGPLLSHLLDWVRLHVCDVDNLACEVLRSECPAKHENFWNVVTMFVLQGRMDEARQLLSKEANTNATSPGSTQTLTEIELKWQHWHEECQRFLQDGTFASNPHLETLCKILVGDENTILEKRDLMTTWYHFLVTRLLYCHPTVKHVELHLYAQSSLDLFLGGESSPEPLDSILLAAFEFDIHQVIKECSIALSNWWFVAHLTDLLDHCSLLQSHNLYFGSNMREYLLLEYASGLFSHHSLWQLAVDYFDYCPEYGKAYLELHIERIPLDTENKALKVLRICEQRMMNEQVRSICKIMAMKAVRNNRLGSALSWSIRAKDAAFATLISDRFLKDYCERGTFSDLDLIDNLGSSMLLSDRLTFLGKYREFHRLYGEKQFFAAAKLLLMLMTARIAPCSFWMTLLTDALPLLEQKEVIFSSDQTYELMKCLEDVMAAKSKNQKLQDDENETLKVEFLRLALARNLARAIVKEGTVEES